The sequence CTCGCCGGGAAACGTCACCGTGCTCGGCTCCAGGCGGAGCCAGCCCCGGCCTGCCGCCGGGTTTCGGGGATCGCCCGTCAGCTCGGCTTCGAGCGTGGCCCGGCCATCGAAGGCCGGGGCCCGGCCGGCGGCCTGCTCCAGCTCGGCCACGGAGACCCGGACCAGGCGCGCCCGGATGCGCGTCTGCGACAACTGCTCGGGCCGCAGGGTCAGCGAGGCGCGCACCTCGCCTCCGAGCGCCTGGGCCCGCAGCTCGCTCACCACCAGCCCGCCGTCGCTCCAGCGACCTTCGGCCGCGACCTGCCGGGCGCGGACGCCGCGCACAGTGACGTCGGCGGCGGTCGTCTTCGCCGTCACGACGACCCCGGGCAAGGCGCCGCGCACGGTCGCGCGCACGTCGGCCATGCCCTCGACGGGCAGCGTGGTCCCCGCACGCGAGGCCAGGCGGGCCAGAGGCAACTGCCCGTCCACGCGGAGAGCCAGCTCGGGACGCGTGAACAGCGACGCCAGCTCCCCGTCCAGCCGCACCTGGCCGCCCTGCCAGCGCGCGCTCAGGCGCCGCAGGACCAGACGATCGGCGTCGAGGCGTCCACCGACCTCGAGAGCGTCCACCACCTCGTCGAGCCCGGACGCGACCACGCGAACGCGCTCCGCCTGGCCGACCACGTCCAGCCCGCCGGCGGCCGGCCGGACTGTGACCGTGGCGCGTTCGACCACGACCCGCCGTCCGGTGGCCGGCTCCTGATAGTCCAACGCGAGGCGGTCGACGACGACGGCCTGGATGAAGGCGGTCACCGGGCCCAGGCCGATTCGGTCCGGAATGGCGATCGGCTGCATCGCGCCGGCCGTTCCCGCGGCGACGTAGCGGACGTCGACCTCGCTGAGCTCGATGCGCGAGAGCACGAGCTCCCGCCGCCAGAGGCTGCTGATCCCCACGTGCAGCGTGATCCGAGCGATCTCGAGCAGCGTCCCCGCCTGCCAGGTGTCGCCGGCGGCCACGGCGACCCCCTCGAGCGCCAGCCGGCCCAGCCACGGCTGCAGCGCCACGCGCTCCACGCGCACGGGGCGCTGCAGGGCGGAGGCGAGCCCCGCTTCGATGCGCTCCCGGGTGATCTCCGGGCCGTACGTGCGGACGAACCACCAGCCGGCGGCTGTCGCGAGCACGACGAGGACCAGCAGGAAGGTTGCGGAGACGAGGAGCCAACGCCGGCGGGTCGCAGCCATAGGGGTCAGGGTAACAGCACAGGCGCAGACGGCGCCGGTTCAGCCGCTCTGGGGGTGAGTGGGATGCCGACGGCGGACTCGCGCCTGAACATCGCGCACGACGCCGTCGCGCAGGGCGATCTCGACCTCGTGGTCCTCGACGTCCCAGCTCTTCACGGTGGCCAACCAGCCGAAGGTGCGGCGGCGGTGCGGCACCGTGCGTCGGCCGCGGAAGATCAGCGTCTTGCCCTCCGGATCGTCCAGCCGCTCGTGCTCTTCCGGCGGCCCACCGATCAGACGAGTCAGCTCGGAATACGTCGTCTCCCCGGGGATGATGCGGGCCAGCGTCTCGCGAGGAATCAGGACGCCGCTCTGCCGGCCCGGCTCGGCTGGGCCCACGTGCACGCGCGACGACAGCACCCTGCCGGCACGCTCGGCCAGCCCGCGGACTATGACGGCGGCGACGTTACCGAGCACGAAGAACAGGACGGGGATGAGAATGGGAGCCCACGCCTGCACGCCCGTGAGGTAGCCGAACTGGAGGTTGAGCACCTGGGGGCTCAGCCCCTCCTCGTAGTCCAGGAAGACCGAGACGACCTCGGTGTTGTCCAGCGACTGGCTGAGCCGGCGCCCGGCCGAGGGCGGCGCCATCTCCTCGATCCGCAGGCGGTCGGCGGCGGAGAAGTTGATCACGAGCTGCGAGGGGTCTTCGCTGAGCCGGATCCGGCGGTCCCGGTTCCAGAAGTAGAGCGGGAACACCGCGCCGTGCCGCACGTCGTTGAAGCCGAGCGTGATGCGGTGCCGGGCTCCCCACAGGACGCGCTCGACCCACGTCGCCGGCTTGGTCTTGATGAGACCCTGCGCCGTGAGGCGGAGGTCGATGAGCCAGACGCGGTTGACGACCTGTGGGGTCCAGGGAATGCGGACCCACGTGGCCGGCGCGGTCAGCCCCTGCGCGCCGGACGTGCCGACGAAGGTGACGTACGGCGCGCCTCCGGAGACGAGGATGGCCTGTCCCGTGCTCAGCTCTCCCTCGCCGGAGACCTGGTAGAGATGCCGGGCGAACAGGGGCAGCCGACCCTGATCGATGACGGAGAATCCCTGGGCCTCGACGAACCGAGCCAGGGCCGGCTCGGGTGGACCGAGATCGCTCTCCCCGGTGACGGCGCCCGGCCAGACGAAGAACAGGTCCTGCTCCAGCCCCACGGCGCTCTGCGTGGGCGGCACCGCCACGGTGAAGAGGACGTCGACGACGACGTCGCCGAGCGCGGGCGTCACCGCGGCCCGCACGAACAGCGGTCCGATCCGGAACTCGGGGTTGGGCCGCGTGGCGAAGAAGAGCTGGGCTGCGGCTGGCGCCGGAGCGGCCGCCAGCAGCAGCCCGGCGATGACGGCCAGGCGGAGCAGCAGCCGTCGCGTCGCTTGACAGGGCCGATCGTTTCTCATACGGTGAGCGCAGTTTTGACGCATCGTACAGTCTCGCCCCACCGATGGACAGACCCCGCGCCGATGCCGTCATGACGACCAGCCCGGTGACGTACGACACCCACGCCGGCGTGGCGCGGATCACGCTGAATCGCCCGAGCGTCCTCAATGCCCTGGACGCCGAGCTGTCCCTGGCCCTCGCCGATCACGCCGCCGCGGCGGCGGCCGACCGTGCCGTCGGGCTCGTGATCGTCCGGGGCGCTGGCCGCGCGTTCTGCTCGGGTATCGATCGCACTGCGCTGGCCGAGGGACGCATCGATGAGGCGTTCTACCGCCACTGGATCCGCGCGCTGAACACCCTGGAGGACATGCCCAAGCTGGTGCTGGCCGTGCTGCACGGCTACTGTCTGGGCGGGGGATTGCAGCTCGCTCTGGCCTGCGATCTGCGCCTGGCGACCGACGACGCGATCATCGGCCTGGGGGCGACGCGTCACGGCCTCATCCCCGACGGGGCCGTGCTGCGGCTAGCCAGGGTAGTGGGGCTCGGCCGGGCCAAGGAGCTGGCGCTGCTGAACGACACGGTGCCGCCGGCCGAGGCGCGAGGCATGGGGCTGCTCAACTGGGTTTGTCCCGCCGCCGACCTGGATGGCACTGTGGAGCAGGTTGTGGCCAAGAGCCGGAGCGCCTCCCCCACGGCGGTCGGCCACACCAAGCGCCTCCTCCACGAATCGTTCCACTCCGATCCCCGGGCGATGATCGAGGCGCTCGTCCGGGCCCAGGACGATTGCATGACCTCCTGGGAGATCGCGGAGGCCAACCGGGCCTGGCAGGAAAAGCGGGAGGCGGTCTTCTATCCGCGGCCCGTCGGCCGCCCCCGTTGAGTCGACGGCCGGCCCGGGCGCCATTCGAACGCTCGCACCAATAATTAACACTCCGTATTCACGTTTCCTGGGGGCGACGTCATTCGAACCTGGGTGGCAACCCCGACGGCTCGGCGTTCTTCGGCATGGTCTTCGTCCCCGACGGGGCGGAAGGCCATCCCGACGACCCGATCGATCGGCCCCGTGTACACTGCCCGCCGGATGCCGCCAGCCAGCGCTCCGCCCACCGCCCTGGCCACCGAGATCCGTGCCGGGATCACGACGTTCATGGTCATGGCCTACATCATCTTCGTGAACCCCCTGATCCTGGGCTTCGCCAACGTGCCCGGCCTGGAGGGCCGCGGACTGCCATTTGCCGCCACCCTGACCGTCACCTGCTTCACGGCGGGCGTGCTGTCGATCGCGATGGGCCTCTTCACCAACTATCCGCTGGCGATGGCCCCGGGGATGGGTCTCAACGCGGTGGTGGCCTTCGAGCTGGTCGCCGGGCGTGGCCTGACCTGGCCGCAGGCCATGACCGTGGTGTTCCTGGAAGGCGTGGTCATCACCATCCTGGTCCTCACGCGGTTCCGCGAAGCGATGATGAACGCCGTCCCGCTGGCTCTCAAGCGGGCCATCAGCGTGGGCATCGGGCTGTTCATCGCCTTCATCGGCTTCTTCACCTCGGGCTTCGTCGTCAAGCCCGCGGCGGGACCGCTCCCCGTCGGGCTCGGCTCCCTGACCGGGCTGCCGACGGCCGTGTTCCTGGCGGGGTTCGTCCTGACGGCGTGGCTGCTCGCCCGCCGCGTGCAGGGCGCGTTGCTCATCGGCATCCTGGGCACCACGGTCCTGGCCATCGCGCTCAACGGCCTGGTGGCCGGCTGGCAGGGCTTTCCCACGCCGGGCGCCGCGACCCTGCCGGCGGCCATCGTGCAGCTTCCGGATTTCTCGACCTTCGGACGTCTGGATTTCGGGCTCGTCGCCAGGCTCGGCGTGCTGACCGCGGTGCTGGTGGTCTTCTCCGTCATGCTGAGCGACTTCTTCGACACGATGGGCACCATCATCGGCGTGGGTGGCAAGGGCGGGTACCTGGACAGCGAGGGACGCCTGCCGCGAGTCAACCGGGTTCTGCTCGTGGATTCCCTGGGGGCGATATTCGGCGGCTACGCCAACGCCAGCAGCAACACCACCTACGTCGAGAGCGCGGCCGGCGTGGCGGAAGGGGCACGGACCGGCGCCGCGGCCGTCGTGGTCGGTGTGCTCTTTCTCCTGGCGATGTTCTTCTCACCCCTGGCGGCGGTGATCCCCGCCCAGGCCACTGCGCCGGCGTTGATCCTGGCCGGCTTCTACATGATGACCGTCGCTCGCGAGATCGTCTGGGACGACTACGAGGAGGCCGTGCCCGCCTTCGTCACGATGCTGGCCATGCCCTTCACGTGGTCGATCACCAACGGCATTGGCGCGGGGTTCGTGACGTACGTGGCCATCAAGGTGCTGAGCGGCCGCGGCGGCCAGGTGCACTGGATGCTCTACCTGGCCTCGGCCGCCTTCCTCGTCTACTTCGCGCTACCCGGGCTCGAGTAGATACTGCCCTGAGCCCTCACGCTGCAGGCGGCTCGCTTCCCCGGATGCGCTGCCACAGGCGCCGGCACTCCGCCGGCAGCGCTTCGAGCGTCGCCTCGACCTCGCCGATGAGCGTGGCGCCCCCCGGGCCGGCGAGGAGTTGCTCGATATCCCAGGCGTCCTGGGGCCCCCCGGCGTAGAGCTTCAGCAAGATCAGGTCAGCCGCGGACGCCACGGGAACGGCCACGCCTTCGATCGCGGCCGGCCGGGACCGCGGGAAGATCTGCGCCTGCCAGGAACTCTGGCCAACGACCACGTCGATCGGATGCTCGCGCGGGGCGCTGACCCTGACGACGCCGGCCAGCGGGTCCTGGCTATCGCCGCGTTCTATTCGGACCTTCACGCCGGCATCCTGGAGCCCCTGCCAGGTCTGGGGGTTCAGGACGTCCGCGAGGACGGTGAAGAGGTCCAGATCGCGGGTCGAGCGACTGACGCCGTGTACCGCCATCGCCGCGGCCCCGATGACGGCGAAGGGGATCCGCCGCTGTTGCAGTAGCGCGGCGACTCGCGCGAGCAGCGTCAGCCGATCAGCTCCTCGATCGCGCGGCTGCGCCGCCGCCCGGCCTGCCGGCGACGTTCCAGGATCCGCGTCGCGTCCTCGGGCGACAGCGGGGGGTCATGGGCTCGGCGAAAGCTGTCCAGGTCGCGGGCGCCGAGAGCGAGGGAGAGCGCGAGCCGGTCGGCAGGCGGGAGCGCCAGCACCGTCTCACGCGTTTCGATTCGCAGGCGATCGACCACGCTCGGCATTACCGCCGACTATAGCAGGTCCACAGAGCGGACGTCCCGGCTAGGGCGTGAGGTCCATGGCCTCCACGATGCGGGAGAACGGCAGCTTGGCGCGCTCGTTCAGCTCCTTGACGGCCTGCTGGCTCGGCGCCTCGAACAGGCACATGCAGCGCCCCTCGCCCGGGACGAACGTGCTCCGGATGTAGCGCACAGCCTGGCCTTGCGAGCTCATGTCCTTGCCGGTCTGGATGGCCGCCTTCTGAGCCGTGGCGAGCTGGTCCATCGTGATGCCCTTGAGGTCGCGCTCGACCATGTACACCGCCATACTCCCCCTCCTTCGTCGATGTGCCCCGAACGTCGCGTCCTTGACCTATCACGATCGCCTGAGCCGGTCAAACCGCCGCTAGCACGGAGCGCTCCGGGCTAGCGGCTGGCGTCGTTGAGAATGGTGCGCAACGCGGGGGCGATGGTGGCGCGCGCCGGACGCACGTGGTCGGGGCCGTAGTGTTCGAGGAGCCCCTGGCACAGCAGGGGCAAGGCGATCGTGAAGTCGGTGAAGACCATGACGTTCAGCCCGGCCGGCGACTCCTTGCCCCACGAGATGCACTCCGAGGCGACGCTGGCCCCGCCCAGCCCGCCGAACACGGTGTTGTCGGTAGTGATCTGGATGGCGGCCAGGTGGGGGCTGGTCCCGTGGCCCCGGATCGCGCACACGCTGGTGGCGGTGATCTGGATGAAGTCCTTGGGCACACCGCCGCCCAGGAAAATCGCGGCCGTCCCCAGCCCGGGTTGCATGAAGCGCTCCATCATGGCCAGGGCGATCTCGTAGTCCTTGAAGAAGTCCGCCACGGGGCCCTTGGCTTTCGCCGTCCGGTACCCTTCGGAGAGCGGCCCGTCCACGGCAGCCGGCAGGAACAGCGGCACGCCATGACGCGCGCAAGTGGCCGCGATCGCTCCGCTAAGCCCCTGATCGTCCAACCACTGGCCGAACTCGTACATCAGGCGCACGGCGGGAATCGTGGAGCGCGGCCAGCGGTGGGCCAGGTGCTCGAAGAAGTCGGCGGTGAAGTCCTCCATGGCGTCGTAGTCGCTCGCGCTGACCACATGGTCGTAGAAGCGGTAGAGCCGCCGCTCCAGCAGCGCGGCGTCGTCCACGTGTTCGGGATCCACCTGATAGAACCGGCTCGCGCGCTGCTCGAGCAGATCCTCCGTCACATTGGCCGCGGTCGACACGACCAGGTCGACGTAGCCGCGCTCGACCAGCCAGGCCACCAGGGGCCCGAGGCCGGCGCTCGACATCGAGCCGGCCAGCCCGATGGCGATGAGGCCGTGCCCGTCGATGATGCGCTGCCAGACCTCGAAGGCTTCCCCCAGCTTGCGTCCCTGGAAGGCCGACTGGCGCATGCGGCCCAGCAGCGCGCTCACCGTTCCGGCCTGCCCGTCCACCTCCACCAGCCGCATCGGGGCCCGGATCGGTCCGGGGGCCCCTCTCGATCCGTCGCTCATGCATTCCTCGCAAGGTGTGATCGCCTCGGCTCGGCCTCCGCAGTTTAGACTGTGACCGGGCCGACGGTCGAGCGAGGATCGCGATGGACTACGATGCCATGGCCACAACCTATGAATCCCTCGAGCCGTGGTACGAGCATCTCTACGACACCCTGCACGCCATCGTGCGCGCCGAGCTGACGCCGCCAGGCGAGCCTCGCGGCCGCGCCCTGGACGCCGGCTGCGGCACCGGCTTCCAGGCCGCCGTGCTGGCCTCGCTCGGCTATCGCACCCACGGCCTCGACGTCTCCGCCGGGTTGCTGGCGGTGGCCCGGCGCCGCCGGCCGTCGATCGTGCTCGCCCGCGGCGACATCGAGTCGCTGCCGTACGCGAGGGAGACCTTCGACGCCGTCACGTGCTGCGGCAGCACGCTGTCGTACGTCCACGCTCCGGCGCGGGCGCTGGCCGAGATCGGCCGCGTGCTCCGTCCGGAAGGCTTGCTGCTACTGGAGTGCGAGCACCGCTGGAGCCTCGATCTGCTCTGGGAGGCCATCAGCAGCCTGACGGGTGATTCTCTGGGTTACGGCCTGCACCCCCGCGACGTGTGGCGCCACCTCGGCGCGCGAGGGGAGGCGGGATGTCGCCTCCCGTATCCCGGCTACGGCACGATCCGGCTCTTCAGCGTCAGGGAGATCCGCGCGTGGCTCGATGCGGCCGGGCTGGAGCCGGTGGGGATGTGGGGCATTCACGTGCTGACGAACGTCATCCCATCCACCGTGCTCCACCGCCAGCGCCTGGCCGGCCCGCTGGCCAGATGCTACAGAATCCTCTGTAGCCTGGACGACGGTTTGCGCCGTTTGCCCCTTGCCGCTCGGGCTGCCAACAGTCTGGTAATGCTCGCGCGGAAGCGCAGTACCGCGCGTCCACACGAACCGTAAGTCCTCGTCTTTACGTTCCGATTGGCTTGACAGGGCTCCCGTGTCCCGCTAGACTCTGCCCCACTCTGACGCACCGGACGACGCACGGTATGAGCCTTCCCGACCTCTCGGTCGATCCTCAGCTCGACACCTTCCCCAAGCTCGTCCGTCGCAATGCGGAGCAGCTCGGCGGCCGGGTCGCGATGCGGGAGAAAGATTTCGGCATCTGGCAGTCCTACACGTGGGCGAAGTACTTTGCCGAAGCGCGGCTCATCGGGCTGGGGCTGGCCGCGTTCGGCTTCGCCCGGGGCGACAAGGCCGCGATCATCGGTGACAACCGCCCCGAGCTCTACTGGGCGGTCATGGCCACCCAGGCTCTGGGCGGGGTGCCGGTCCCGATCTACCAGGACTCCAGCGAAAAGGAGCTGGCATACATCCTCGACCACGCCGAGGTCCGATTCGCGGTCGGGGAGGACCAGGAGCAGGTCGACAAGCTGCTCCGCGTGAAGCAGCAGTGTCGGGGGCTCGAGTGTGTGATCTACAAGAACCCCCGGGGCCTGCGGTCCTACGTCGAGCCCTCCTTGCTGAGCCTCGAGCAGGTGAAAGAGCGCGGCCGGCAGTTCGCCCTGGAGCATCCCGGCTACTTCGAGGACGAGCTGGCCAAGGGGATCGCCGACGACATCGCGGTCATCTGTTACACGTCGGGCACGACCGGAGCCCCCAAGGGGGCCATGCTCTCGTACCGGAACCTCATCGTGACCGCACGGAGCGCCGCCGAGACCGAAGGGTTGGGCTCCGACGAGAACATCCTGTCGTATCTACCGATGGCCTGGGTGGGCGATCATATCTTCTCCTACGCCCAGTCCGTGCTCGTGGGTTTCACCGCCAACTGTCCGGAGAGCGCGGCCACGGTGCTGGCGGACCTCCACGAGATCGCCCCGACCTATTTCTTCGCGCCGCCCGGCATCTGGGAGCGGATCCTCACCAACGTCATGGTTCGCATCGAGGACTGCGCCTGGCTCAAGCGCCGGCTGGTGGGGTTTTTCCTGCAGCTGGCCCAGACGGTCGAGCGGCAGCGCCTGTCCGGACAGCGCCCGTCGGCCTGGCGGCGGCTGCTCTATCCGCTGGGCGATCTGCTGGTCTACGGGCCCCTGCGCGACAACCTGGGGCTCCGGCGCGTGCGCCGCGCCTACACGGCGGGCGAGGCCATCGGGCCCGAGATCTTCGTGTTCTTCCGCGCGCTCGGCATCAACATGAAGCAGCTCTACGGCATGACCGAGGCCAGCGTGTTCATCACCATCCAGCGGGACGGCGATGTCCGGCTGGATACGGTCGGCACCCCCATTCCCGGCGTGCAGATTCGCGTCTCGCCGGAGGGCGAGGTGCTCTTCAGCAGCCCCGGCATCTTCCAGGGGTACTACAAGAATCCCGAGGCCACCCGCCAGACCCGGGACGACGGCTGGATGCGCACCGGGGACGCCGGCCTCATCGACCATGCCGGGCATCTGAAGATCATCGACCGCGCCCGCGACGTCGGCCGGCTCGCCGGGGGCACCCTGTTCTCCCCCAAGTACCTCGAGAACAAGCTCAAGTTCTCCCCTTACATCCGCGAGGCCGTCTGCGTGGGCCAGGACCGGCCCTGGGTCGTCGCCCTGATCAACATCGACCTGGCCGCCGTGGGGAACTGGGCCGAGCGCCGGAACATTACGTACACGAGCTATACCGATCTGGCCCAGAAATCCGAGGTTTACGACTTGATCCATCAGGAGGTCGTCCGGGTGAACCGCAGCCTGGCCGAGGACGAGGCCCTGCGGGGCGCCCAGATCCGAAAGTTCCTGATTCTCCACAAGGAGCTGGATCCCGACGACGAGGAGATCACCCGCACCCGCAAGGTGCGGCGCGGGTACATCGCCCGCAAGTACGAAACCCTGATCGAGGCCCTGTACTCGCAGCGCGACCGGGTGCAGGTCGAGGCCCAGGTGACCTACGAGGACGGCCGCACGGGCACGATCCGGGCCGATTTGAAGATCCGCCCGGTGGCGGACCTAGCCATGGAAGCCACCGGGTGACGGCCGGCGACGGCCGGCCGCTCCTAGAGGTGGAAGATGTCAGCGTCCGCTTCGGCGCGCTGGTGGCGCTGAATCGCGTCAGCCTGGCGGTCCGGCGGGGGGAGCTGCTCGCCATCATCGGGCCCAACGGCGCCGGCAAGACCACCCTGCTCAACGTGATCAGCGGCTTCTACCACCCTGCCACCGGCCGCATCCGCTTCCAGGGGCAGGATCGCACTCGCCTGCGGCCGCCCGACGTGGCCGCGCTCGGCATCGCCCGCACGTTCCAGAACGTGGCGCTGTTCAAGGGCATGACCGTGCTCGACAACATCATGACGGGCCGGGTGCTGAAGATGCGGGGGAGCTTCCTGCTCGACGCGCTCTGGTGGGGGCCGGCCAGGCGCCAGGAGCTCGCCCACCGGGCCTTCGTCGAGCGCATCATCGACTTCCTCGAGATCGAGGCCATTCGCAAGACGCCGGCTGGCCGCCTGCCTTACGGGCTGCAGAAGCGCGTGGAGCTGGCCCGGGCCCTGGCCGCCGAGCCCCAGCTCCTGCTGCTCGACGAGCCGATGGCGGGCATGAACGTCGAGGAGAAGGAGGACATGTGCCGCTTCATCCTCGACGTCAACGCCGAGTTCGGCACCACCATCGCCCTCATCGAGCACGACATGGGCGTGGTCATGGACATCTCGGACCGGGTAGCGGTGCTCGACTACGGACGCAAGATCGCCGAGGGAACGCCGGACGAGGTCCGCAAGGACCCCGCCGTGCTCGATGCCTACCTCGGGGTGCCCCATGAGTGAGGCCCTGTGGGCGGTGCTCGTCGGTCCCTTCCACGACATCGTCAGCGGGCCTGCCTTCTTCGTCGAAGTGCTCATCGGAGGCATCTTCGCCGGCCTCATGTACTCGCTGGTCGCCCTGGGCTTCGTGCTCATCTTCAAGGCCTCCGGCGTCTTCAACTTCGCCCAGGGGGTGATGGTCCTGTTCGCCGCCCTCACCCTGGTGGGCTTGCTCGAGCGGGCAGTGCCCGTCGTCCTGGCGCTGGCCCTCACCGCCGGCGTCATGGTGGCGCTGGCCTTCGTGATCGAGCGCGTGGTCCTGCGCCCCCTGGTCAACCAGGAGCACATCACCCTGTTCATGGCCACGATCGGGCTGACGTTCTTCCTGGAAGGGTTCGGCGAGATGCTCTGGGGATCGAACGTCAAGAAACTCGATATCGGCATCCCCGACACCTCGTTCATCGTCTCCGGGGTCCTGATCAACCGGCTGGAGCTCTGGGCGGCCATCACGGCCGGCGTGCTGGTCACCGTGCTGGCCGTCTTCTTTCACGGGACCCGCGTCGGGCGCGCGCTGCGGGCGGTGGCCGACGACCACGAGGCAGCGCTGAGCATCGGGATCCCCTTGTCGACCATCTGGGTGATCGTGTGGTCGGTGGCCGGCCTGGTGGCCATCGTGGCCGGCATCATGTGGGGCGCCAAGAGCGGCGTGCAGTTCAGCCTGTCGTTGATCGCCCTCAAGGCCCTGCCCGTCCTCATCCTGGGCGGCTTCACGTCCGTGCCCGGCGCCATCGTGGGCGGGCTGATCATCGGGGTGGGGGAGAAGCTCGGCGAAGTCTACTGGGGGCCGCTCGTCGGGGGCGCCATCGAGAACTGGTTCGCCTACGTGGTGGCCCTCGTGTTCCTGCTGTTCCGTCCCCAGGGCCTCTTCGGCGAGAGGATCATTGAACGTGTGTGATCACGCGTGGGGCGAAGCCCCCCTCCGAGCAACATGATTTATCGGGCCGCCGGGCAGTTCAAGACGACCTACGCTGCCGACCAGGCGATCTTTCCCATCGCCCAGGACCGCGTGGTCGTGTTGCTGGCCGTCGTGGCCGCGTTCGTCGTTCCGCCCCTCCTGGCCGATGAGTACTGGCTGCAGGCCGTCCTCATTCCTTTCCTCGTCTATTCGCTGGCGGCGCTCGGGTTGAATCTACTGACCGGCTATGCCGGCCAGCTCTCGCTGGGCACGGGGGGATTCATGGCCGTGGGCGCCTACAGCGCCTTCAAGCTCACCCTGGCCTTTCCCCACGTCAACATCGTGGCGGTCTTCCTTGCCTCCGGGCTCATCGCCGCCGCGGTCGGGCTCCTCTTCGGCATCCCCAGCCTGCGCATCAAGGGCTTCTACCTGGCCGTGGCCACCCTGGCCGCCCAGTTCTTCCTGATCTGGCTGTTCAACAAGGTGCCCTGGTTCGTCGACTACGCCCCTTCGGGCACCATCACCGCGCCGCCGCGCAGCGTGCTGGGCGTGATGGTGACCGGCCCCGAGGCCACGGCCGGGGCGCGCTATGTCATGGCCCTGGCGTTTGTGGCCGTCTTCGCCCTGGTCGCCAAGAACCTGGTCCGGGGCCGGCTCGGGCGGTCCTGGATGGCCATCCGCGACCGGGATATCGCCGCCGAGATCATCGGCATACGCCCGCTGCGGACCAAGCTCCTGGCTTTCGGTATCAGCTCGTTCTACTGCGGGATGGCCGGCGCCGAGCTCGTGTTCCTGTACCTGGGCAGCGCCGAGACCCTCGCCTTCGATGTCAGCGTGTCGTTTCTCGTTCTGTTCATGGTCATCATCGGCGGTCTGGGCAGCATCCTCGGCTCGTTCCTGGGCGCGGCCTTCATCGTGCTGGTCCCGATCTTCCTGGCCAACCTGCCGCACCTGCTCGGCATCGACATGTCCACGGCGCTCCAGAAGCAGATCGAGCTGATGATCTTCGGCGGGCTGATCATCTTCTTCCTGATCGTCGAGCCCCACGGGCTGGCCCGGCTCTGGCAGATCACCAAGGAAAAGCTGCGTCTCTGGCCGTTCCCCCACTAACCGGAGAGGAGAAAACCATGACGCGGAGAACGCTCTCCACCGTCCTGCTGGCCGCCGCCGTGGCCCTGGCGCCGCTCACCGGCCCGGCCCTGGCCCAGGACAAGACGATCTTCATCCCGCTCCTGGTCTACCGGACGGGACCCTACGCGCCCAGCGGCGTTCCTGCGGCCAACGGCTTCAACGACTACTTCAATCTCGTCAACGAGCGCGACGGCGGCATCAACGGCGTCAAGATTGCCTTCGAGGAGTGCGAGACCCAGTACGACACCAAGCAAGGGGTCGAGTGCTACGAGCGCCTGAAGGCCAGGAACCCGGTGCTGGTCAATCCCTTCAGC is a genomic window of Candidatus Methylomirabilota bacterium containing:
- a CDS encoding branched-chain amino acid ABC transporter permease, which gives rise to MIYRAAGQFKTTYAADQAIFPIAQDRVVVLLAVVAAFVVPPLLADEYWLQAVLIPFLVYSLAALGLNLLTGYAGQLSLGTGGFMAVGAYSAFKLTLAFPHVNIVAVFLASGLIAAAVGLLFGIPSLRIKGFYLAVATLAAQFFLIWLFNKVPWFVDYAPSGTITAPPRSVLGVMVTGPEATAGARYVMALAFVAVFALVAKNLVRGRLGRSWMAIRDRDIAAEIIGIRPLRTKLLAFGISSFYCGMAGAELVFLYLGSAETLAFDVSVSFLVLFMVIIGGLGSILGSFLGAAFIVLVPIFLANLPHLLGIDMSTALQKQIELMIFGGLIIFFLIVEPHGLARLWQITKEKLRLWPFPH
- a CDS encoding branched-chain amino acid ABC transporter permease; the protein is MSEALWAVLVGPFHDIVSGPAFFVEVLIGGIFAGLMYSLVALGFVLIFKASGVFNFAQGVMVLFAALTLVGLLERAVPVVLALALTAGVMVALAFVIERVVLRPLVNQEHITLFMATIGLTFFLEGFGEMLWGSNVKKLDIGIPDTSFIVSGVLINRLELWAAITAGVLVTVLAVFFHGTRVGRALRAVADDHEAALSIGIPLSTIWVIVWSVAGLVAIVAGIMWGAKSGVQFSLSLIALKALPVLILGGFTSVPGAIVGGLIIGVGEKLGEVYWGPLVGGAIENWFAYVVALVFLLFRPQGLFGERIIERV
- a CDS encoding ABC transporter ATP-binding protein, with protein sequence MTAGDGRPLLEVEDVSVRFGALVALNRVSLAVRRGELLAIIGPNGAGKTTLLNVISGFYHPATGRIRFQGQDRTRLRPPDVAALGIARTFQNVALFKGMTVLDNIMTGRVLKMRGSFLLDALWWGPARRQELAHRAFVERIIDFLEIEAIRKTPAGRLPYGLQKRVELARALAAEPQLLLLDEPMAGMNVEEKEDMCRFILDVNAEFGTTIALIEHDMGVVMDISDRVAVLDYGRKIAEGTPDEVRKDPAVLDAYLGVPHE